Sequence from the Rhodohalobacter sp. 614A genome:
AAACCTCCCGATTTTGATCCAGGCCGTATCGCGCCGTTATCATACTGCCACCTTTAATGGCGCTTTCCACCACAAGTACACCATGGCTCATACCACTCACAATCCGGTTCCGTCCGGGAAAATTAACGGCATCCGGTGCAGCGCCCGGTGGTTGTTCTGTAATTATAGCTCCGCCCTGTTCAATTATATCGTTTGCAAGTTTGCTATTCCTGGAGGGATAAATCACATCAATTCCCGACCCCAAAACCGCAACCGTCTTCCCGCCGGATTCCAGAGTTGCCCGGTGTGATGCGGCATCAATTCCGTAAGCGAGACCACTATTAACACAGAGTCCGGCAGCCGTCAATTTTTGAGCCCACATTTCGGCCTGTTTTAAACCATATTTGCCCGGCCGCCTGGTTCCTACCATCGCCAACCCGTCTGCGAGCAGTGCTTCTTTATTTCCCTTCACCCACAGAAGAATCGGCGGATCATAAGTATGTTTGAGCAGCGGCGGATAATATTCATCATCAATTGAAATCAGGTCAGCCCCTTTCTTCCCGGTTTCCTCAAGAATGGAATCAACCTTATCCCAATCATCAAACTGAACAAAACTTTTGGCCATTTGTCCTCCAAATCCATCAATTCGGAGAAGGTCGGGCAGTTTCATATCAAACAGATCGGAAGCATCATCAACCCCGGTTCTGTCCAGTAAAATTTTGATCCTTCGCACCCCAAAGTCAGGAATTTGAAGCAGTGCGAGTAATGATCTATGATGATTGTTCGTTTTCAATTCGCTGTAGTTTCTCCCAAATTTTCTCTTTCAGGAACTCCATATTATGGCCTGTGGCAGAAGAAATCAAAACCGTTTCAATGTCGTCGTCCAATTCTGGATCTTCTTCCAGCTCATAATTCTCCTTGAGGTCCATTTTGCTGATGGCAAGCAATCGTGGTTTATCGAGGAGATCGGCCCGATACGCTTCCAGTTCATGCAAAAGCGCGTGATATTCTTTTTTGATATCGGAATTTGCAGCCACAACAAACAGTAACAAATTATTCCGCTCGATATGTCTTAGGAACTGAATTCCCAGACCTTTTCCTTCGTGGGCATCTTCAATAATTCCGGGGATATCGGCCATTACAAAACTTCGATAATCGGATGAGGTTACCACACCTAAATTCGGTTCCAGTGTTGTAAAAGGGTAATCGGCAATCTTCGGCTTGGCCGCCGAAAGTGCTGAAAGCAAGGTGCTTTTCCCGGCATTGGGGAAACCTACCAGGCCAACATCAGCAATCAGTTTCAGTTCGAGTTCAACCGTCCGTTCTTCTCCTTCCTCACCTTCCTGGGCATGTTGTGGCGTCTGGTTGGTGGCACTTCTGAAATGCCAGTTTCCGAGTCCGCCTTTGCCACCTTTGGCAATGACCAACTCTTCTCCATCCTCCGTAATTTCTCCAAGCCGTTCTTTTGAGTCGGCATCGTAAGCAACCGTTCCCATCGGCACTTCCAGGATTTCATCGTCACCATCTTTCCCTTGCTTTCGGGAAGTGTGCCCATCCTGTCCCCCTTGTGCCTTCACAAATTTCCTGTAACGAAGGTCAAGAAGTGTATTCAACTGCGGGTTCCCACGTAAAATTACGTCACCGCCTTTGCCGCCATCGCCGCCATCGGGGCCACCTTTGGGTTCGTATTTTTCGCGCCGGAAATGAGCCATTCCATTTCCACCATAACCGGCAGTTGCATAAATTTTAGCGTAATCGGCAAATCTCATTCTCTTTTTTCCTAATTCGTAATTCCAAACAAACTAAAAAGCTGTCAGCGTTCGGTTATCAACTTCCTCCAATGGATTTAAGTCAATAACTGACGGCTGACAGCTCTATCAAAACAATTCTAAAACTAAAACCGAATCAACCCTTGTTTTCTAAAATCTTTAACAGTCTCGAAATCTTTTTCTTCAGTTTAGGACGAGCTACTATAAAATCAAGAAAACCGTGCTCCAACAGGTATTCCGAAGTTTGAAAACCTTCCGGCAGATCCCGCCCAATCGTCTGGCGAATTACACGCGGACCGGCAAAACCAATCAAAGCGCCCGGCTCGGCAATATTGAAATCTCCCAGCATCGCGTAACTCGCTGTAACTCCGCCGGTTGTCGGATTTGTCATCAATGAAATAAATGGAATGCCTTCTTTATCAAGAAGGGCCAGTTTGGCGGATGTTTTAGCCATTTGCATGAGACTGTACACACTTTCCATCATTCGGGCACCACCGGATTGTGATATAATCATAAGCGGAAATTTCTTTTCCCTGGCGTGATCGATAGCCCTGCTCAGGCGTTCACCAACAACGGACCCCATACTTCCTCCAATGAACGCAAAATCCATGCAGGCAACGACAATATCCTGTTTATCCAATTTGCCCACACCCACGCGGCATGCATCCGAAAGGTCTGTTTTCTGCTGCGTTTGTTTTAAACGATCTTTGTACTTTTTTCGATCTTCAAAATCAAGAGGATCTGTTGGGAGAATATCATCGGCAATTTCCGTGAATTTGTTGTCGTCAAACAGAATCTCAAAATACTCTTCACTGCCGATGCGAAAATGATATCCACTGAGAGGATCCACCCAATTATTTTCCTCAAGTTCTCTCCGGTGGATGGTTTCTCCGGTTGTGGGAACCTTCACCCATATGCCTTCCGGCATATCCTTCTTTTTATCAGTCTGAATGTTACTGTCTTTTCTTTTAAACCACGCCATAAAAACAGATTAAATTTTAAACTTCCTCAAAAATAATGAATATCGCCCGAAGCAAAAATCTTTTATTCGAAAAAGCTCGAAGTTAGAAACCGTAAATGACAAATATATTGCCCCACCGGGGTAATAACGTTTTGACGATTCACCTCAATTTCTAAAAAAATATCATGGGCCATTCGAACATCAGTTAATTTCTATCATCTCAACCAAGAAAGCACAATTTTTTTAAAATCCCGCTCCGGATGGAGCGATATCTTTGTAAAGAGAGAATCGCTACAAACACAGTTCGCACCAGAGGTGCGGCATATTATTCAACCATTATCCATTCACCGGTTTAAAGATGTAGCGCTCATCAAAATCTACATCAAATTTTTCCAACAACCCGGTGTATTCTTCAAGAAAAGATTTTCTTTGATGGTGTTCTTTTTGATTCATGATATAATGATAGACCCGGTCGATATGGCTTCGGCTATATGAAAACGCCCCATACCCCGCTTGCCATCTGAATTTTTTCTTTACAAACCCTTTTTCATTGATCCACTTTGTTGATTCTCCTTTTACAACTTTCATTAATTCTGAAATATGATCCACTGGTTTGAAGCCAATAAAAATGTGCAAATGATCGGGCATACCATTGATGGCAATCATTTTATGGGATTTGTTTTGAACGATACCAGTGATGTATTTATAAAGCTGCTGTTCCCAATCAGGGTGAATCAGGCTAACACGGTTTTGAACGGCAAATACGAATTGGATGTAGATTTGGGTGTAGGTATCAGCCATGGTTTTTTCGGTTTGAATACATTTTTATACCTGTATGAACCATGATCTTTGAACTCCTTACAGAATTTGAGGGATATACTGCCCCTCTGGGGCAAAACCAAGGTTAGCACTTCCTGATTTTTTTACAAAGATAGTGCCCCGTCCGGGGCACCGGTTAACTGCCAGCTTGTTACCACTATATAAGATATTGAAACCACTGCTCCAGCAAGAGCAACATTTACAGAAGACCATTCATCGAAAGGTAGTCCCGCTCCGGATGGAGCGGGATATTTGTAAAAAGGTATAAGGCAAAATGTAGTGTTCCGCACCGGAGGTGCGGTATATTTCGAAAATTCGTGATGAGACCCGTAGAGACTCTGATATGCTGTTTGCTAAAGCTCAGAATTATTCACCTGAGACAGCGTCAGGTATTCCGGCTCGAACGATTCGACATCTGCTTTTTTGAAATACTTTTTTAACTCAGGATGATTCCATCCCAAAACCAGGTTCTTGGCTGAAATGGCTTCCGTTCCAAACCAGTTGATTTCAGTCCGACTCTCCACTTCCAACCGATCCCAACCGGTTCCCGCAACCACATCCCCTTTTTTGATTTCTTTTTGAAGCGTCTCTATTTCAACCACATTTGATTTCGAAATCTCAATTTCACCCAGAGTTCGCCTTACTTTTTGATGATAGAGGTGCTGCCTTCTTGCATCAATCACAGCGTGAATAGCCGGTGGATTTTTCTCCAAGAAAGGAATCGAAAAACTCAGAAGAGTTGGCAATGTATAGAGTGGAACATCCTGCTGAAAAAGCAGTCCTTTAATCGCCGAAGCACCAATTCTTAACCCAGTGTAGGAACCCGGTCCGTTACTAAAAAGCACCGCGTCGAGATCTTTCACTTTTAGCTCATGCCGATCCAGCAGCTCTTTGATGAACTCAAAGGTTCGTTCCGAATGAACGGATCTTCCTTCCATTCGCTTCTCGATGATGCTTCGGCTGCCCTTTCCAAGAGCAACTGAACAAACCGGTGTGGATGTTTCAATGGCAAGAATCATAGAAGGCCTGATGTATTTTGAATATTGATTTTCATTCTTACACTCAAAAAATAGTACAAGTCATTGCGAGAGAGCCTTGGCGAACGTGGCAATCTCCCCATGAAATTGCTTAGAGGAATCCGCTTAGAACTCTCTCAAACCGCTATCAGGGGGTGGAGATTGCTTCGTTTCACTCGCAATGACGTTATTTTATTTATAAGTTTTTTAAGATTTCCGCTAACAAAACTATTTCAAGGTCATTGCGAGCCTGTGAAGCAATCTCATATTTACAAACATGGAGATTGCCGCGTCGTCGTTCCACTCCTCCTCGCAATGACATTTAACAAAAATCCTTAATCCTCGATGTACCACGTTTCATTGCTCAAAAATACCCATCGCTCGTAAATTCTCCGAAGCTGGCTGTACACATCGGCCGGAAATTCCTTGCGGCTGATTTCAATATCAAATGTGTATTCAACCGTATTTCCCTCAGAGTTATACTGTTCTCGTAAAGCTGCGCCCTGCAAACTTGTTGCCCGGGTCTCGCCCATTTCATCGACAGAAAAACCATCGGGTAAATCAACGGTGTAATGGATCGACAAAAGTTCAGGGGCATCCAGTGTGATTGGAACCCGCCGCTGGGTCGACTCAAAGGGATTCCTAAACAGGTAACCCACCACCATCGGACGGAATTCAATTCCATCGCGGAAACTCGCCGCGTAATTGGGAATCTCGAAATCAGTTGCCACATCCACAATATTGCGGTTTTGCGAGTTGATTTCCAGGCTGCCTTCACTGATCACGGCATCGGTGTAAATATCAAAAAAGGTTTCCCTGATAATTTCCGAAACAGGCCTTCCTGATTGCATATCCCTGCGAATACGCTGCGAAGGATATCCCCGTGTCTGCGCATTCAGCGTTCCCGTTAACGTTCCGTTAGAACTGAGCGAAGCCGTGATATCAATATCGAGATCGAAAACACTTCGTTCGGGCGAAATATCAATCCATTGGTAATCATCAGTTGTCAGCGCCATTCCCTGGACGTTATATGATTCGATGGGAATTAAATTCGGCATACTGTGCGGAAACGATGCATCCATAAAGTATTGCTGCCCATTGATTTCACTAAAAATTAACAACCAGTTAAATTGAAAAATAGAGGGAAATGACTGGTCGATCCGCCCGAACTCACGCCCTGAAATATAGAGTGGTTTGGCATCAATTCCGGCACCGCGCAACATTGTTAAAAGAACCGTATTGATTTCAGCCTGGTCAGCAGGTTCTCCTTCCAAAACATGACTCAAATCACCTTCCGCAAAAACCGAATTGACTCCGCTGAACTGAACCGAAG
This genomic interval carries:
- the obgE gene encoding GTPase ObgE → MRFADYAKIYATAGYGGNGMAHFRREKYEPKGGPDGGDGGKGGDVILRGNPQLNTLLDLRYRKFVKAQGGQDGHTSRKQGKDGDDEILEVPMGTVAYDADSKERLGEITEDGEELVIAKGGKGGLGNWHFRSATNQTPQHAQEGEEGEERTVELELKLIADVGLVGFPNAGKSTLLSALSAAKPKIADYPFTTLEPNLGVVTSSDYRSFVMADIPGIIEDAHEGKGLGIQFLRHIERNNLLLFVVAANSDIKKEYHALLHELEAYRADLLDKPRLLAISKMDLKENYELEEDPELDDDIETVLISSATGHNMEFLKEKIWEKLQRIENEQSS
- the dprA gene encoding DNA-processing protein DprA encodes the protein MKTNNHHRSLLALLQIPDFGVRRIKILLDRTGVDDASDLFDMKLPDLLRIDGFGGQMAKSFVQFDDWDKVDSILEETGKKGADLISIDDEYYPPLLKHTYDPPILLWVKGNKEALLADGLAMVGTRRPGKYGLKQAEMWAQKLTAAGLCVNSGLAYGIDAASHRATLESGGKTVAVLGSGIDVIYPSRNSKLANDIIEQGGAIITEQPPGAAPDAVNFPGRNRIVSGMSHGVLVVESAIKGGSMITARYGLDQNREVFVIPHPLDYPGGEGCNYLIRTGQGKLVQSIEDILDEISVQSGSDSQQVQNIKKKWENLELDEMSREICELLTDDELHIDQISEQIEKPTYTLLPALLDLEMKGAIKQKAGKYFELC
- the tnpA gene encoding IS200/IS605 family transposase produces the protein MADTYTQIYIQFVFAVQNRVSLIHPDWEQQLYKYITGIVQNKSHKMIAINGMPDHLHIFIGFKPVDHISELMKVVKGESTKWINEKGFVKKKFRWQAGYGAFSYSRSHIDRVYHYIMNQKEHHQRKSFLEEYTGLLEKFDVDFDERYIFKPVNG
- the tsaB gene encoding tRNA (adenosine(37)-N6)-threonylcarbamoyltransferase complex dimerization subunit type 1 TsaB gives rise to the protein MILAIETSTPVCSVALGKGSRSIIEKRMEGRSVHSERTFEFIKELLDRHELKVKDLDAVLFSNGPGSYTGLRIGASAIKGLLFQQDVPLYTLPTLLSFSIPFLEKNPPAIHAVIDARRQHLYHQKVRRTLGEIEISKSNVVEIETLQKEIKKGDVVAGTGWDRLEVESRTEINWFGTEAISAKNLVLGWNHPELKKYFKKADVESFEPEYLTLSQVNNSEL
- the accD gene encoding acetyl-CoA carboxylase, carboxyltransferase subunit beta, encoding MAWFKRKDSNIQTDKKKDMPEGIWVKVPTTGETIHRRELEENNWVDPLSGYHFRIGSEEYFEILFDDNKFTEIADDILPTDPLDFEDRKKYKDRLKQTQQKTDLSDACRVGVGKLDKQDIVVACMDFAFIGGSMGSVVGERLSRAIDHAREKKFPLMIISQSGGARMMESVYSLMQMAKTSAKLALLDKEGIPFISLMTNPTTGGVTASYAMLGDFNIAEPGALIGFAGPRVIRQTIGRDLPEGFQTSEYLLEHGFLDFIVARPKLKKKISRLLKILENKG
- a CDS encoding DUF3857 domain-containing protein, whose product is MQLFYRLFLTNLIVLTFSGVSLSQNDSSVLEQIQIFDKFGSVPQSQFRQAPNHDYPFEYLLKESTIRIVERPSGIVAIIDNLVRIRVLSDDQLEKAEASLVGIPFYFQDGIETITNLEAITHQPDGSQVRFDTENARTVDLNSRYKIIEFEMPEVQQGSILEYKYTLERRYIEELPNFYMAHRVPTKKAALYLRNSEFIRYDAVPLHVEDFDLHFEEHRVDTSNVPLLFTLRRPNPIYIEEWEAEDIPAVDASSYISSIDDIRAQIKFQISEFGIPRQPLENSWEFVAAQILRNRNPYQQIERYTEFQQMGEEIGASLNSMEEIQDSVFQAVNSSVQFSGVNSVFAEGDLSHVLEGEPADQAEINTVLLTMLRGAGIDAKPLYISGREFGRIDQSFPSIFQFNWLLIFSEINGQQYFMDASFPHSMPNLIPIESYNVQGMALTTDDYQWIDISPERSVFDLDIDITASLSSNGTLTGTLNAQTRGYPSQRIRRDMQSGRPVSEIIRETFFDIYTDAVISEGSLEINSQNRNIVDVATDFEIPNYAASFRDGIEFRPMVVGYLFRNPFESTQRRVPITLDAPELLSIHYTVDLPDGFSVDEMGETRATSLQGAALREQYNSEGNTVEYTFDIEISRKEFPADVYSQLRRIYERWVFLSNETWYIED